The Tenuifilum thalassicum genome includes the window TAGCATCTAAAAATCGTTCCAAAAATTGATAATCACTTTCATTTAAGGCAGTTGAATCTTTATCTAATGAAAAAACCTTTCCATCAAAACATAATTTTATATATTCAAGTGGAATACTTGAACCGAGCAAAGTACTATGAGTAGTAAATATATACTGAATATTTTCATCTTTTTTATTTAATAGCGATTTTAGAACCCTCAATTGTGCTTGCGGGTGTAAATGTGCCTCAAGTTCCTCCACTAATACAAGCCTCAAGCCATAATTATTTTCTCTGCTAAGATGAATTAATTCTGCAGCCATATAAAGTAAATTCAACGTTCCGAGGCCGGCCTTGTTTTCTTCTAATACAAGTTCAAGTTTGCGTAATATGGATTGTAATTCAGCAGGAATTATTTTTATTTGAGGTTCTCTATTATCTTTATTTTCTAAAAATTCCTTGGTTTGGCTGTTGAAAATGTCTTTAATTTTTTTGCCTCCAACTTCACCACCTTTAATTTCCAATTCAGCATTTGGTTCAAGTTGGTCTTTTTCAAAAAAATTCAATACAAGATTATTTGCATACCCAAAATATTTCTCTAATGGATGTTTTTCATTGTCTTTTTTTACGAAAATACTATGACTTTTTAATATTTGGTATAATCTTGAACGATAACCAGGTGATAATTCCATCTCTGCATCGCGCAATGGTTTAAGATATGTAACCCGTAATAAATCCCTTATATTCCCTTCCAAATACTGTCCTTCTTCATCTATACCGGCTCTAAGGTTTGTAATAATTCGATTTTCTTTATTTGTTGCTGTAAAACTTACTGTTAATTCTGCTTCATTTTTATCATTAAAATGAAGGTATTCTAAAAATTGAGCCGCTTCATTCACTGAAAATCCAGAAAAAGTTATTTCAATTTTAAATTCTTTGGCTCTTTCTTTGGTAGTTGGATTTTGATAAAAATCTTCATCATCTAATCTTATGGAGTCATAAGTTTGAGTACCTAAGCAATATCTTATAGCATCAATAATTGTTGTTTTTCCTGAATCATTAGCGCCTATTAACAAGTTTAGTTTAGAATTAAAATCTAAATTTAATCCAGCTGCTCCATTTGGATTTTCTCCAATGCTACGAAAATTCCAGATTTTTATATTTTTAAAATACATACTATTCCCCTCCTTCAATTATTTTTATTTCTTCATCATTTAATTCATACAGCGAATATACCCAATTATCTATTTCCCTTTCCCACTTGCTCGTATCCACCTTACCCCGTCCTTGCGGACACCCCTCTCCTTGCAAAGGAGAGGGGCCGGGGGAGAGGTTAAATAATTTTTTTGATCTTTTGCAATACATGTTCGATGTTTTTCAACTCATCATTTCTAATTCGTAAAACTTTTAATCCATGTGATTGAATAATCAAATCTCGCTGTTGGTCATATTCTCTCGTAAAATTATGTATTTCACCATCTAATTCTATAACCAACGATTTTTCAGCGCAATAAAAATCGGCTATAAAAAACAAGTATTTACCTTGATAACCGTAAATAATTGGTCTTTGGCGGTAAAATTTTAAGCCCTCAAATTTTTTATTTCGAAGAACTTCCCACAACTTCATCTCACTGGGAGTTGAGTTTCTTCGTAGTTGTCGAGCTAATATAGTTATATCTGATTTTTTCATTTATCCTGTTTTACCACCTCACCCCGTCCTTTCGGACACCCCTCTCCTTTTGTAGGAGAGGGGCCGGGGGTGAGGTTTTATCCCTCAATTATTCTTATCTCCTCCTCCGTTAAATCATACAACTGGTATACTAACCTGTCTATTTCCCTTTCGCACTCGCTTGTAACCACCTCACCCCGCCCTTGCGGGCACCCCTCTCCTTGCAAAGGAGAGGTGAAGTAGGTGAGGTTTTATCCTTCAAGTATCCCTTTTCTTCCTCAGTTAAGTTATACATTTGACAAGCAATCTCATCTGTCACTTTCTCAATTATTTCTCCGTGTATCTCTGAGTTTCTCTGTGGTGAGTATTTTTTCACCACAGAGAGCACGGAGGGGCACAGAGACTTTATTTTTCACCTTCCACTATCCTCACCTCTTCCGACATTTCATACAACGAATATAATTAATTACCCATTTCCTGCTGCTTGGCTTATCCTATTTTATCTACCTGTACTTAACTGTCCGTACATTAGCTCTGTTGTGTTTCTATAGCTTTTCCAAATGAAATCGGAGCAATAACTTTGAGTTTTAATGGATTTATTGTAATTACTAAAAAAGAAAAACCGACCTAAAACCAGCGCGTTAGATCGGTTTGAAAAATTTTGGATTAAATGTTGTGGAGCTGGAGGGAATCGAACCCTCGTCCAAACAAGGAACCAGCCTGCTTTCTACATGCTTAGCCTTTCTTGGATTGTCGGGATTGGCCAGGTGAAAGGCAACCGAACCAATCCTTAACCTTTAGCTGTTTCATCGGGGTTTAAAGGTGTCGCCCCGACTATCCCTGTTAGGATGGTGCCCCGTATGCCAGAAAAAACAGGGAGGAATTCCTGGCGGGACATCTCGTCCCCGCGCATCCTTGGCGCAGGGATTAAGCCTTTAGTTCCTTGAACTATTAGGCAGCGAGAGCGAAGTTATTTTCGCCGTTTATTGGTTTGTGCCTGGGATTTACGAGCCAGAATCACGACGCTCGGCATGCTTACAAGCCCATTCTACTTGCTGTCAAAACCACGTCAGCCCCCCTGGCTGATTGAAGTGCAAATATAACACTTATATTTTAACGAAAATATGTCTACATAGGTTTCTTTTATACCAATTCACTACTATCCGACTAAAATACAATTTTAACATTTAATCATTGTAAATGTCTGATAATCAGTTATTGTGTTTTTAATTTTAAAAAGCCACCCCTAATCTAAAAAGCTATTTTAAGCTGTAATTCGGAGGATGGTGACCCTCTTTTCTTTAGGTACTCCCGCTTAGTGCTTCGAAGCAGGTCAAATACATCCAGCAAGCTTATCAGGTGTATTCGGATTAATGAAGCCACCACGGAGAATGCCTTTTTTGTTTGGGCCATCTTCTGGATTACAGTCATCAACAGCTGAGCGATGAGGGTGCACCAAACCTGGGTGCGGATAGCATTCTCGCTCTCGCCATAGAAATAGTGCAGCTGAAAGTTCTGCTTCATCTTTTTGAATAGAGTCTCGATTCCCCAGCGCTTTTTGTACAGAAAGGCTATTTCTTCGGCTGTGCTTTCCATGCTATTGGATAGGAACTCATAGTAACGGTTCTTCTCATCCTGGTAGCACACCTTTTTCAGCTGGAGCTTTGCCTTTACCCGGGTTTGCCTTTTACCATTCTCGTCCTCAGGAAAGTACTCCAGCTCAATGATTTCTTCCTTCAGAACCATGGCCTTGCCCTTGACCCTGCCCTGCTCCCGAAGGGTTTCAACCACCGTGTATACCGCATTCTTCTTTAGCCTGGTTACAAAGTACACCGAGTTGCTGGTCCAAACAGCAAACTGGTGGTAGTAGTTGTACGCCTTGTCAAAAACCACCATGCTGTGCGAAATGAGGTTCAGCTCCTTCAGGAAGTTCCTGTCGTGAACCTTGGCCTCGGTAATCTTGATAAACCGTCCAACCGACTGAACCGCATCGATAAGCATGTGCACCTTGAGCCCGCCTTTCTTCTTCCCATCATTCTTGGGGTTGCGGCCTACACCCTTGAGGATATCGCTGAATAGCCGAATCGTCGTTGAATCTATCAGCAGCACCTCCTTGAACGTAAGACCCAGGGTTCGGCTGTCCGATAAAAAACTTTGATAATGACGTACCAAGCTAAAATATACATCTTCAAAGAACTTGCTGTCGCGGTTGCGCATCCCGTCGCAGGCTGTACTTTTGGCTGGGGCTTTTGCAAACCCCAGATGGTTAAGCTTGCCGCCCATGGCCCTTAGCCCCTCACATATTTCGGTCATGGAGTCACAACGGCTGAATATGCCGAAAAGAACCGTTACAAGTTGCGTTTTCGCCTTGAATGCCTTGTAGTAGTAGTCGGCACTGTGCTTATCTACCAAGCTTTTGATACTTATTGCATCCAAAAGGCCGATAACTTGTTTGAAAATCGGCTGTCCGACAAATTTAATTTCCTTATTTTTGTCCATGTTGTGGTTTTTTAGCAAAAACAAACTTACAACATGGGGGTGAAACCTTGGGGGAGTAACCCCCTATTTATTTTTTAGTCGTTCAGTAGTGATACCAATTATACTAAGTCATTGCTGTAATAGCTATCGGGTGTGATATTAGGATCCCTGCTATAAGTAATCATGGGTTAATACACTATTACCAGTTGTTTTACTTTACAGCCACCTCAACCCTATAATCATCAATAAGGAACTCTCCCTTGCGCTTATTCCAGAATCCTGTTTTAACCGTAACGTTTTGCGAAATATCAACATTGTGTATCACAACATAAAACGAAATATCGTTCCATTCATCTGGATTTGATTCGTTTGGAGCTCCTATCTCAAAAAGTTCACGCGACGAACTACCATCGGCATCTACCTCAACAAAATATCTTAAGTTCTCGTCGGATGTTTTTCTGAACTGACGGAATGAAACTTTAAGTTCCAGAGGTGTTGATGGTAAAGGGGTGTCAAGGGTGTCAGAAATCACCAAAAAGTTCTTTTTGATTTTGGGAATACGATAGTAGGCCGATTGATTTATTTCGGAGGTCGCAATCCTCTCTACATCATTTGGTTTTTCATTATCGAAATCGTAATGGATAATTGTGGTAAATCGTTTACCTATGCCATTAAACCTGTTGATATTATGTTCTGCAACCGAAGGGTTCGGAGTTACCTTTTTAAATATGGCCACAAAGAAAGGTTTACCAAAAACTCTGACCGGGGTTGCTGAATTGAAAACCTCCATCAGTTCTAGTTCCTGTGAATGAAGTAGAGAATCGAATGAGATATCGTTAATCTCACAAGAAGCAGCGTCAACCACCAGTAAGTCTCCATCGTTTAGCATTCCCAATTGACGATGCGACTCTACTTTAAAGTTCTTTTCGCCTCCAGGATTTTTCTCTAAAAAGTAAAAAATTGCCGGATCGGTGTAAAATATCTTATTATCACCTAAGCCATTTTCTTTGATATAATTGGCAGCATCGGACAGGGCCCAGTCGGTTGACGAAAGCGAAATGGGATAGTTCTGAATGGCAAAGGGGATATGAATGATTGATACAAAACCTAAAACAATTGCACCAATGCGAATAAAGTTTCTTTTGGAGATAATGAAAAACATTTTTGCAAAAAGATATAGTCCGCGAGTTGCCATAACCGCCATGAATGGAACAATTGCAGCCATGTAACGCGATGCACCTTGGGAGTTGAACATGCCTAGCCACCAACCTACCGACTGAGCTAGAAAGTAAACCACAAACGGCAGAACAACAAGAACAAACTCTTTTGAATACTCCTTCCGTTCACGGAAATAAAGCCAAAGACCAGCCACCAAGCCGGTAACAAAGAAAATCTCATTAGGTATTCCAAAGTAGCCCGGACTACGAACAACAAACTGGCTCAGGCTGCCACTTCCATAAATATGCTTACTCCAAACCGTAACACCATCGAAAAGCCAGAAGAAGCCCTTGCCCGCAATTGCGCCAATTACACTGTAAACAAGCAATCCGGTTAGCATCAAGGGTATAAACTTAGCCTTACGCCAGCGTAACATATAAACTGCAAATACCGGGAGAAGGATTAAACCATCGAGACGGATTAATGGCAAAAACGATAAAAGAATGGCTCCCTCAAGAAATCTATTTTTAAGTAGTAAAAAGGTGGAAAGTATTGCAACAAATGCAAACATTATTTCTGTTGTTCCACCATAAAAACTCATCATAAAAATGGGAGTGAAACTACATATCACAAGAGCCAAAAGTGGGCTCTTCATATTCAGCTCTTCTGCAACTCTATATGCAAAATATCCAGCAAGTATTCCCAATATCACATTTAGCAGCTGAAGCGATTTAAAGCCTAGCAATGCAAATGGTGCAGCAATTAAAGTGAAAAAAGGATTAGCCCAGCTGTTTAAGAAATTCTCGGGGTTGGTAAAAGCCCACCTGGCATAAAGGTAGTGTGTTGCCGAGAACGAACCACCAGAAAAACCTGGACTTAAAACCAAAAAAGTTAAATTAACAGCTAAAATAGCACCAACTAAAAGGTACATTAAGCGTTTTTCGCTAATCGAGTTTGCCGATTTAATGAAATTATCAAGGTTCATGATAAAATAGTTAAGTTGCTATTGTTTAAAATCTTGCCATGCAATTAGCAATGATATCAAAACATGATATCACCTCGTAAAAATAACACTAATATTGATACCTATAATATCTACCTAAAAAACTCTGATTTTTTACTAAACTCAGGCTTAAAGTCAGTACCAGCAATAGCATCGCCAACCTCATAAAACAGGATAACATCATCTACTAAACCATCGAGATTATCCTTTTCGGGATTGAACTCATCGCATGGTTTGTGGTAGGTGTTTTGCCAGTAGCTATTTATCCGCTCAAGCGTTTTCTCCTTTCCTAAATCTGATTGATGGGTATACCCTTTAGCAAACATCGAGGGGACTCCTGCTTTAAGGAAAGGGAGTTGGTCGGAACGATAAAACATGCCATTCTCGGGATTTGGGTCGAGATCAATATATCGGTTATGCCTTTTTGCCACCACCTCCAGCAGGCTATCCAGGTTTGAGTGACCATAGCCAGTAACAGTTACATCTTTGAAATGGCCAATAAATAGGACCACATCGTAGTTAAAGCAGGCAAGGGCGTTTGAGATATCGAACGGGCAATTTTTGGTGAAATATTCAGAACCAAACAGGCCCGACTCCTCAGCAGTTGGTGCAAGAAAAACAACGGAACGCTTGGGCTTAATCGCAGAATTTTGATAGAGTTCGGCAATTGACAGCATCCACGCCACAGCAGCAGCGTTGTCGGAAGCGCCATTATAGATGGAATCGCCATTAACTGGCTTGCCAACTCCCAAATGATCCCAGTGAGCAGTGTAAACAATGAATTCATCGGGATTCTCTGTGCCTTTAATGTATCCTGCAACATTTTTTGATAGCGACCGCTCAACCTTATTCCTTATTTTTAGGTTTAGGCTTGCATTTAGGGCTAAGGGCTTAAACTCCTTAGTTATTGCTCTCTGTTTTATCTCGTCGTAATTAAGGCCAACCTCATCAAACAGCTTACGAGCAGCACTTAGCGTGATCCATCCATTTAGCTTGCATGTAGGATTCTCCAGCTCTTTGCTATCGAGATATAGGATTGGGGAATTGCTTTTACTACCTGCCACAGCCCAAGGATAACCAGCAGGCCCATCCTCATGCACAATGACACAACCTAAAGCACCCTGACGCTCAGCCTCTTCGAACTTATAACGCCAGCGCCCATAATAGGTCATGGCGTAACCTGTAAACATCGATGAATCTTTCAGGTAGTATCCTGGGTCGTTAACCAAAACAACAACAATCTTACCTTTAACATCTAAATCGGCATAATCGTTCCAACCATACTCGGGAGCATTTATCCCAAAACCGGCAAAGACCAAAGGTGAATTTGTAATAGCTACCTCTTTTTTAACTGTTGGACTCCAAAGGCATATATCATCGTCAACCTTAAGAGAAAAATTACTTCCATTTACTTTAAAATCAATTGATGATGGCAGCTCCGATGTTATTGAAACCATTGGTACATCCTGAAAGTATGAGCTATCGAACACTGGGTTAAGCCCAATCTCTTTCATTCTTCCAGCAATATATGAGGTTGCCCTCTCCTCTCCAATGGTAAAAGGGGCCCGGCCAAGCATGCTATCGGCTGAAATCGTTAAAATATCGCCTTCTAAATTTTTATAGATTTTCTGGGTATCGTACTTGTTCCCTGATTCGTGACTGCAAGCCAGCAAGATAAAGAACAAGAGAGCTAAATAGATATTTATCCTTTTCATTTTAGGTTTTATGTTTAGTTTACAAAAGAGGTTACCATCCATAATTTTGCTAATATAAGCAGATACTTACTAAAATCATAGTTTTCTATTTTTCGAAACATTAACTTTACAATCTGAAATCACCTAACCATTAGAGCTATGAGAATAAGAACTAATCCAATTTATTTTATTGCAATGGCAATAATAGCACTAGGTTCGGGATGCTCAAAAAGCGATGAGAAATCCAAAGAACCATTAAAGATTGACACCTCTTTAACGCAAGAAGAGAAGGAAAAGGGTTTGCTAACTCCCGAGATCATGTGGAAGTTTGGCCGTATTGGCAACGCAACTATTTCGCCCGATGGCAAAATGCTTGCCTATACAACCACCTACTTCAACCTAAAAGAGGATAGAGGGGTAACCAACCTTTACGTAATTTCAACCGATGGAGGCGAGCCCGTTAAACTTACCGATGAACAGGGATCGGAATCGAACATTCAGTGGAGTGCCGATGGCAAAACCATTCGTTTCCTCTCATCCAGAAGTGGTAGCAACCAAATTTGGGAGGTAAAAACTGACGGCACTGGCCTTAAACAGCTCACCAATTTCGAGTTCGATATTAACGGCTTTAACTTTTCACCAGATGGCAGCAAGCTGATTTATGTCAAAGAGGTTAAAATGGTTGATCAAGCCGAAGATATTCATCCCGACATGCCCAAGGCAAAGGTTCGCATTATCAACGACCTAATGTACCGCCACTGGGACACCTGGGAGGATGGCAAATTCAACCACCTATTTGTAGCCGATTTTACAGCAAACGGTGTTGAGAACGCAATTGATA containing:
- a CDS encoding M28 family peptidase — translated: MKRINIYLALLFFILLACSHESGNKYDTQKIYKNLEGDILTISADSMLGRAPFTIGEERATSYIAGRMKEIGLNPVFDSSYFQDVPMVSITSELPSSIDFKVNGSNFSLKVDDDICLWSPTVKKEVAITNSPLVFAGFGINAPEYGWNDYADLDVKGKIVVVLVNDPGYYLKDSSMFTGYAMTYYGRWRYKFEEAERQGALGCVIVHEDGPAGYPWAVAGSKSNSPILYLDSKELENPTCKLNGWITLSAARKLFDEVGLNYDEIKQRAITKEFKPLALNASLNLKIRNKVERSLSKNVAGYIKGTENPDEFIVYTAHWDHLGVGKPVNGDSIYNGASDNAAAVAWMLSIAELYQNSAIKPKRSVVFLAPTAEESGLFGSEYFTKNCPFDISNALACFNYDVVLFIGHFKDVTVTGYGHSNLDSLLEVVAKRHNRYIDLDPNPENGMFYRSDQLPFLKAGVPSMFAKGYTHQSDLGKEKTLERINSYWQNTYHKPCDEFNPEKDNLDGLVDDVILFYEVGDAIAGTDFKPEFSKKSEFFR
- a CDS encoding endonuclease domain-containing protein; this translates as MKKSDITILARQLRRNSTPSEMKLWEVLRNKKFEGLKFYRQRPIIYGYQGKYLFFIADFYCAEKSLVIELDGEIHNFTREYDQQRDLIIQSHGLKVLRIRNDELKNIEHVLQKIKKII
- a CDS encoding IS4 family transposase is translated as MDKNKEIKFVGQPIFKQVIGLLDAISIKSLVDKHSADYYYKAFKAKTQLVTVLFGIFSRCDSMTEICEGLRAMGGKLNHLGFAKAPAKSTACDGMRNRDSKFFEDVYFSLVRHYQSFLSDSRTLGLTFKEVLLIDSTTIRLFSDILKGVGRNPKNDGKKKGGLKVHMLIDAVQSVGRFIKITEAKVHDRNFLKELNLISHSMVVFDKAYNYYHQFAVWTSNSVYFVTRLKKNAVYTVVETLREQGRVKGKAMVLKEEIIELEYFPEDENGKRQTRVKAKLQLKKVCYQDEKNRYYEFLSNSMESTAEEIAFLYKKRWGIETLFKKMKQNFQLHYFYGESENAIRTQVWCTLIAQLLMTVIQKMAQTKKAFSVVASLIRIHLISLLDVFDLLRSTKREYLKKRGSPSSELQLKIAF
- a CDS encoding glycosyltransferase family 87 protein; its protein translation is MNLDNFIKSANSISEKRLMYLLVGAILAVNLTFLVLSPGFSGGSFSATHYLYARWAFTNPENFLNSWANPFFTLIAAPFALLGFKSLQLLNVILGILAGYFAYRVAEELNMKSPLLALVICSFTPIFMMSFYGGTTEIMFAFVAILSTFLLLKNRFLEGAILLSFLPLIRLDGLILLPVFAVYMLRWRKAKFIPLMLTGLLVYSVIGAIAGKGFFWLFDGVTVWSKHIYGSGSLSQFVVRSPGYFGIPNEIFFVTGLVAGLWLYFRERKEYSKEFVLVVLPFVVYFLAQSVGWWLGMFNSQGASRYMAAIVPFMAVMATRGLYLFAKMFFIISKRNFIRIGAIVLGFVSIIHIPFAIQNYPISLSSTDWALSDAANYIKENGLGDNKIFYTDPAIFYFLEKNPGGEKNFKVESHRQLGMLNDGDLLVVDAASCEINDISFDSLLHSQELELMEVFNSATPVRVFGKPFFVAIFKKVTPNPSVAEHNINRFNGIGKRFTTIIHYDFDNEKPNDVERIATSEINQSAYYRIPKIKKNFLVISDTLDTPLPSTPLELKVSFRQFRKTSDENLRYFVEVDADGSSSRELFEIGAPNESNPDEWNDISFYVVIHNVDISQNVTVKTGFWNKRKGEFLIDDYRVEVAVK
- a CDS encoding ATP-dependent nuclease, translating into MKEGNSMYFKNIKIWNFRSIGENPNGAAGLNLDFNSKLNLLIGANDSGKTTIIDAIRYCLGTQTYDSIRLDDEDFYQNPTTKERAKEFKIEITFSGFSVNEAAQFLEYLHFNDKNEAELTVSFTATNKENRIITNLRAGIDEEGQYLEGNIRDLLRVTYLKPLRDAEMELSPGYRSRLYQILKSHSIFVKKDNEKHPLEKYFGYANNLVLNFFEKDQLEPNAELEIKGGEVGGKKIKDIFNSQTKEFLENKDNREPQIKIIPAELQSILRKLELVLEENKAGLGTLNLLYMAAELIHLSRENNYGLRLVLVEELEAHLHPQAQLRVLKSLLNKKDENIQYIFTTHSTLLGSSIPLEYIKLCFDGKVFSLDKDSTALNESDYQFLERFLDATKANLFFAKGVIIVEGDAENLIIPTIAEIIYRPLHKYGVSIVNVGSKALLRYANIFKQKNGSSLPIKVAIITDLDMKIDENGNLKSGQDINQERKKIEDKFNSQDGNIKVFTSPYKTLEFDIALGNLYIYMHKAIQIARKCTRDNWIDNDELRNILSDSDDSMFNEADIYKRAYNIYKPLNNNQASKSITAQWFAKLILDDKENVKSLIEDDYNKNQGIQGIKYIIDAIKHVTE